Proteins from a single region of Natrinema amylolyticum:
- a CDS encoding alpha-ketoacid dehydrogenase subunit beta, whose product MTREITYVQAIAEAIDEELERDEEVILFGEDVEEFGGNFGETEGLYEKHGRNRVRNTPLSEIGIAGMALGAAVGGIRPVAELQFADFAATAGDEVFNQIPKQPYVSGGQIEAPLTIFAPSGAGIGAGAQHSQSVHSWLGNVPGWVVVTATTPYDAKGLFKSAIRDNNPVFFLPHKMLSETKGEVPDEEYTLPLGEAAVEEDGEDVTVVATQLMFHRAKEAAAEVDADVEIVNPRTFAPLDTETIAESVRKTGRLVVVDETVERYGTQGHIANEIVENDFFSLDAPPKTIGVKDIPIPLSPPLEQEALPSADRIANGIESLF is encoded by the coding sequence ATGACACGAGAGATCACGTACGTGCAGGCGATCGCGGAGGCGATAGACGAGGAACTGGAACGGGACGAGGAGGTCATCCTGTTCGGCGAGGACGTCGAGGAGTTCGGCGGCAACTTCGGCGAAACGGAGGGGTTGTACGAGAAACACGGTCGGAACCGAGTGCGGAACACGCCGCTGTCCGAAATCGGGATCGCAGGAATGGCCCTCGGCGCTGCCGTCGGCGGGATTCGGCCCGTCGCGGAACTGCAGTTCGCTGACTTCGCGGCGACGGCCGGTGACGAAGTCTTCAACCAGATCCCGAAACAGCCCTACGTCAGCGGCGGCCAGATCGAAGCGCCGCTTACCATCTTCGCGCCGTCCGGGGCCGGAATCGGTGCGGGCGCACAGCATTCGCAGTCCGTCCACTCCTGGCTCGGCAACGTACCGGGGTGGGTCGTCGTCACCGCGACGACGCCCTACGACGCGAAGGGGCTGTTCAAGAGCGCCATCCGGGACAATAACCCGGTCTTCTTCCTCCCCCACAAGATGCTGAGCGAGACGAAAGGCGAAGTGCCAGACGAGGAGTACACGCTCCCGCTCGGGGAAGCCGCGGTCGAGGAGGACGGCGAGGACGTCACCGTCGTGGCGACCCAACTCATGTTCCACCGCGCGAAGGAAGCCGCGGCCGAGGTCGATGCGGACGTCGAGATCGTCAACCCTCGGACGTTCGCCCCGCTCGACACCGAGACGATCGCCGAGAGCGTCCGGAAGACGGGGCGACTGGTCGTCGTCGACGAGACCGTCGAGCGATACGGGACGCAGGGCCACATCGCGAACGAGATCGTCGAGAACGACTTCTTCAGCCTCGACGCGCCGCCGAAGACTATCGGCGTGAAGGACATCCCGATTCCGCTGAGTCCGCCCCTCGAGCAGGAGGCGCTGCCCTCCGCCGACCGGATCGCGAACGGGATCGAATCGCTCTTCTAG
- a CDS encoding 2-oxo acid dehydrogenase subunit E2, which translates to MVDVVRIPKLGLSDYGDLVAWEADTGDRVETGDVVAVLESEKASAEIEAPASGVLLAQYVEEGEEIAIEVGKPLAVIGEEGESAPSLSELEDGESDERPADAGEASSAPDTGSADGAEADGGPVTTDVKATPRAKRRANDADVDLAEIDGTGPQGAVTEGDIEDYLESGGSSAGSGDGASAEGGDESDSDAASATDDVKATPRAKHRAEEDGVDLSRIDGTGPQGAITEGDVEAFAGGADADGPDASAAASDEQTTDGLTVTESRELTGARKTIAERLSRSAREKPHVMGTRDIGIERLEEVRDRLEEKGVDVSLNDLILHFVGRTLEDLPEFNAHFEDGEHRLIDEVNVGYAVDSENGLMVPVIDDVPNRDLEDLASERQRLVETVLENEHTSSDLRGGTFTVTNVGVFDMDVSYSIINPPQVAILALGRRKPIPVERDGDVDFERAITFSLTIDHRVLDGADSGAFLERLAEYLEYPGRAFDAV; encoded by the coding sequence ATGGTAGACGTAGTACGGATTCCGAAGCTCGGGCTGAGTGACTACGGAGATCTCGTCGCCTGGGAGGCCGATACGGGCGATCGAGTGGAGACGGGGGACGTCGTCGCCGTCCTCGAGTCGGAGAAGGCAAGCGCCGAAATCGAGGCGCCCGCGAGCGGAGTCCTGCTCGCGCAGTACGTCGAGGAGGGCGAAGAGATCGCGATCGAAGTCGGGAAACCGCTCGCGGTGATCGGCGAGGAGGGGGAATCGGCACCGTCGCTGTCGGAACTCGAGGACGGAGAAAGCGACGAGCGGCCGGCGGACGCCGGCGAGGCGTCGTCGGCCCCGGACACCGGATCCGCGGACGGCGCGGAAGCCGACGGCGGACCGGTGACCACGGACGTCAAGGCGACGCCGCGCGCCAAGCGCCGCGCCAACGACGCGGACGTCGATCTGGCGGAAATCGATGGAACCGGACCGCAGGGCGCGGTCACCGAGGGCGACATCGAGGACTACCTCGAGAGCGGCGGATCGTCGGCAGGGAGCGGTGACGGAGCGTCAGCAGAGGGCGGCGACGAGTCCGATTCCGATGCCGCGTCCGCGACGGACGACGTCAAGGCGACGCCGCGGGCGAAACACCGCGCCGAGGAGGACGGCGTCGACTTATCTCGGATCGACGGGACGGGCCCGCAGGGAGCGATTACCGAAGGTGACGTCGAAGCGTTCGCGGGCGGTGCCGACGCCGACGGTCCCGACGCGTCGGCGGCCGCGAGCGACGAGCAGACCACCGACGGGCTCACCGTGACGGAATCGCGGGAACTCACCGGCGCGCGGAAGACGATCGCGGAGCGCCTGAGCCGGAGCGCTCGAGAGAAGCCCCACGTCATGGGGACGCGCGATATCGGCATCGAACGGCTCGAAGAGGTCAGGGACCGACTCGAGGAGAAGGGCGTCGACGTCTCACTGAACGACCTCATCCTCCACTTCGTCGGCCGAACGCTCGAGGATCTCCCGGAGTTCAACGCCCACTTCGAGGACGGCGAACACCGCCTCATCGACGAGGTTAACGTGGGCTACGCGGTCGACAGCGAGAACGGGCTCATGGTGCCGGTTATCGACGACGTGCCGAACCGCGACCTCGAGGACCTGGCGTCGGAGCGGCAGCGACTCGTCGAGACGGTCCTCGAGAACGAGCACACGTCGTCGGACCTCCGGGGCGGGACCTTCACCGTCACCAACGTCGGCGTCTTCGACATGGACGTCTCCTACTCGATCATCAACCCGCCGCAGGTCGCGATCCTCGCACTGGGTCGGCGCAAGCCGATTCCGGTCGAGCGCGACGGCGACGTCGACTTCGAGCGCGCGATCACGTTCAGTCTCACGATCGACCACCGCGTGCTCGACGGGGCCGATTCGGGCGCGTTCCTCGAGCGACTCGCCGAGTACCTCGAGTACCCCGGACGGGCGTTCGACGCCGTGTAA